One region of Chitinispirillum alkaliphilum genomic DNA includes:
- a CDS encoding V-type ATP synthase subunit K: MGYVLALIGMGLMVGMAGAGSAIGLVAGGSATVGMLKKKPEAFGSGLVLSGLPATQGLYGFVGFIMYQGLISPDLTLFQGSVVLGAGIAIALAAFISAVFQGRVCANGIAAIGQGHNVFANTMILAAFPEFYAILALVAAILLQGLMQ; the protein is encoded by the coding sequence ATGGGCTATGTACTTGCATTGATTGGAATGGGACTCATGGTGGGAATGGCTGGAGCCGGGTCTGCGATTGGATTGGTCGCTGGCGGATCTGCAACAGTGGGAATGCTTAAGAAAAAACCGGAAGCATTCGGAAGCGGTCTGGTACTCTCCGGGCTCCCTGCTACTCAGGGACTTTACGGGTTTGTAGGGTTTATCATGTATCAGGGGTTGATCTCTCCTGACCTTACACTCTTTCAGGGTTCTGTGGTGCTTGGCGCTGGTATTGCCATCGCACTGGCGGCTTTTATATCTGCTGTTTTTCAGGGAAGAGTGTGCGCAAACGGTATTGCGGCAATTGGACAGGGGCATAACGTGTTTGCCAATACTATGATTCTGGCTGCGTTTCCTGAATTCTATGCGATTCTTGCACTCGTTGCTGCTATTCTCCTGCAGGGTCTGATGCAATAG
- a CDS encoding V-type ATP synthase subunit I, producing the protein MIVQMKKMDLLLYHREKEAFLEKLRDLGVVHITESEAAKESHLVQDLAGVVHLTERVITSLKKIQAEEKIAPESRDLGDPMELLHRFDDLESKKDKLEQDIAVLQKDRQALEPWGDFDPKRLRLLEEAGITMRLFVMPAKKFDTVNWSEYILEVVNRGEASVHFVVLERGEKSDVPEAEEQRIPEYSLSELDQKISDLKTKLSKTEKSLRKMVACISQLEAFHAQRLNQLKYEKARHSLKSEAEGKLLSLSGWFPDANEKSLSQFLNKFPAWYSFRDPLVDEDVPVKLKNRNFPTLFEPITGMYSLPSYNELDVTPFMAPFFALFFGLCLGDVGYGLILLIGAIIGRAKVSAKLRPVMSLGIFLGIATIVSGFLLNTFFGQTIFGGPGIEEHAIFPVGVQIFAPLSAQVGPAGQVFPAMNLALLLGVIQMLVGIAMQSRNRMRTSGFLAGLQPVSTMLMIMGGFVWAAHVDLLELGIGEFTVGPVGIGAMLLAIPEAIGMGVTILGLVTLFLFNNIDKKIYIRPLTGLWDFYNFLTGILQTLLSYLRLFALGLASGLLGGAFNQIAFMFIETNGEINYFSWGLIGTVLILVLGHSLNLILSAISAFVHPLRLTFVEFYGAIGFRGGSKPYIPFAKVER; encoded by the coding sequence GAGAGCGAAGCTGCAAAAGAATCCCATCTTGTGCAGGATCTGGCCGGTGTGGTGCATCTTACCGAACGGGTAATCACCAGTCTGAAGAAGATTCAGGCGGAGGAAAAGATTGCTCCAGAAAGCAGGGATCTTGGCGACCCGATGGAGCTGCTCCATCGCTTTGATGACCTTGAATCGAAAAAAGACAAACTCGAACAGGATATAGCAGTTCTTCAAAAAGACAGGCAGGCTCTTGAGCCCTGGGGGGATTTCGATCCCAAACGACTCAGGCTTCTTGAGGAGGCCGGGATAACCATGCGCCTGTTTGTTATGCCTGCAAAAAAGTTCGATACTGTAAACTGGTCAGAATACATCCTTGAAGTTGTCAACAGAGGGGAAGCTTCAGTGCACTTTGTAGTGCTGGAACGTGGTGAGAAATCAGACGTGCCGGAAGCTGAAGAACAGAGAATACCGGAATATTCCCTGAGTGAATTGGATCAGAAAATTTCTGACCTGAAAACTAAGCTCTCAAAGACAGAGAAATCTCTGAGAAAAATGGTTGCCTGCATCAGTCAGCTGGAGGCCTTCCACGCCCAGCGCCTCAATCAGCTCAAGTATGAGAAGGCACGCCATTCCCTTAAAAGTGAAGCGGAAGGAAAACTCCTATCACTCTCCGGCTGGTTTCCGGACGCAAATGAAAAGAGCCTTTCCCAGTTTCTGAACAAATTCCCTGCATGGTATTCCTTCAGGGATCCTTTGGTGGATGAGGATGTACCTGTTAAGCTGAAAAACAGAAATTTTCCCACTCTGTTTGAACCGATTACAGGAATGTACAGCTTGCCATCTTATAACGAGCTGGATGTCACTCCGTTTATGGCTCCGTTTTTCGCACTGTTCTTTGGACTTTGTCTGGGGGACGTGGGCTATGGTCTTATCCTTCTGATTGGTGCTATCATCGGTCGGGCAAAAGTAAGCGCCAAGCTGAGGCCTGTAATGTCACTTGGAATTTTTCTTGGAATCGCAACAATAGTAAGTGGGTTTTTGCTAAATACCTTTTTCGGACAGACCATATTCGGAGGTCCGGGGATAGAGGAACATGCAATATTCCCTGTTGGTGTTCAGATTTTTGCGCCTCTTTCCGCTCAGGTAGGTCCTGCTGGTCAGGTCTTCCCGGCCATGAACCTGGCACTGCTCCTTGGTGTAATTCAGATGCTTGTGGGGATCGCAATGCAATCCCGAAACAGAATGAGAACATCTGGATTCCTTGCCGGTCTCCAGCCAGTAAGCACGATGCTGATGATTATGGGTGGTTTTGTGTGGGCTGCGCATGTTGATCTTCTCGAGCTGGGTATCGGAGAGTTTACGGTCGGGCCGGTAGGAATCGGAGCAATGCTTCTGGCTATCCCGGAAGCTATCGGGATGGGAGTAACAATTCTGGGGCTTGTAACACTGTTTCTTTTCAATAATATCGATAAGAAAATCTATATCAGGCCTCTTACCGGTTTATGGGACTTTTACAACTTTCTCACAGGCATTCTTCAGACACTGCTTTCGTATCTGCGACTTTTCGCACTCGGTCTGGCAAGCGGTCTTCTGGGAGGTGCATTCAATCAGATTGCATTTATGTTTATTGAAACCAATGGTGAGATCAATTATTTCTCGTGGGGTCTTATAGGCACAGTTTTAATTCTTGTACTTGGACATTCACTGAATCTTATATTGTCTGCCATCAGTGCATTTGTTCACCCGCTTCGTTTGACATTTGTAGAGTTCTACGGAGCGATCGGATTCAGGGGTGGCAGTAAACCATATATTCCTTTTGCTAAAGTTGAACGGTAG